A stretch of DNA from Hoeflea ulvae:
GTCAAAGCCCTGTCGGAGACCTTGATGTCGGAGCCATCATGCATGCTCTCGTCACTCGCATCGCAATACCAACCGGGCATGTCGATGGTTGTCGACTGCCCCTTGTAGGAAATCGTCATCGGCCGCCTGTCGCGGACCATGGGGCGCCCGGTTTCGGGGCAGACTGGATCAGCCATTGTCTTTCTCCTTGAAGGACAACAATAAAAACTCACTCACCACATCAGCCGTGAACTTCACATACAGCTCCCCTGCATCCGAGGGGACATGATGGACGTCCTGCCAAATACGATGGTTCGCATGTGACGTCATCGACTTCTGAAAATGTCGCCGCTCCATCGATTGAATGGTCAGAACGATCTCCACGCTGCCAAATCCGAGCGCCGCAGCAGACCGGATTGCCGAACCCGTGGCTTTCAGACGCCTGGGCGTGCTGAAGCAAGATTTGATCGCGTCGAGATCATAGGTCGGTCTGCGCTTTTCAGTCACACATAGATTACACCATTATGGTGCCGTTTCAAGAGATGTGGTCGTTCCAAATCCCGGTACTGATTGCCATTAACCCGGCTGGAGAGCAGCTTGGATGAGCACCCGCCGCTCGAAAGTCCGGTGCGAGCGAGATTGCGCTGTCATATTTGCAGTCGGTCGCGCTGAATAAAAACCCCAGCCACGCAACTCCTTGGCCGTCCGCGCGTTTGTCACCCAGTTGGCACATAGGGCACCGGGCGATTTCATGATTGAGAATTTTTTTGCGGAATTCATGAGAGACACGCCTTCGGGTCTCTCGGCCCTGATCCTCGGGTTCCTGTTCGAGGAACTGTCGCCCGCCGCTGTCGCCACAGCAGACGGGCGGGCAAATATCAACAGCCGCCCTCACCCCTGATAACCGGCCTTGCGCAGGCCTTCGATCAGGTCGGCCTGGTCCTTTGTGGTGAGGTTCCATTTGTCCATTTCGGCGGCAGCTGAGCCACCGGGCTTGATCTCATGCATCATCGCCAGGGATTGCGCCGCCTCCTGGCTGCGGCCGAGCTGGCCGAGGGCTGCGGCGTTGAGCATGTGCGACCAGTAGAAGCTCGGCATCGAGATGCGCTGCACATCCATCACCGTCTCTCCGTACTGACGCTCGCGGTAGTGCAGCCGGGCAAAACTGAAATGGTACCAGCCAGGATGTAGCGGGTTGAGCGCCTGCGCCCGGCGCGACAGCGCGATGCCGCGCTCGAAATCGCCCATGAAGGACAGATAATGCCCGACTTCGGCCAAAATTTCCGGATCGGTGGGATTGAGATCCAGCGCGCGGGCCGCTTCGGCTTCGAACTTTCCGATGTCCTTGCGGAAAAAATGCACGATCGCCAGCCAGCAATGGGCATAGGCGCTTTGCGGATCGAGCTGGGTGGCTTTCAACGCCATCTCCATCGCCCGCCCGATCGGCTCTGGACGAGGATTTGCGTCAAAGCGGTGCTCGGCAAGATAGACATTGGCAAGCAGCGCATGCGCCTCGGCGTAGGTCGGGTCAAGCGCAATGGCTTTTTCCAGGAGATCGCGCGCCTCGGCATGCATCTCCACTTCCAGTGTGGCGGTGTAGCGCCGCGCATGCAGCAGGCAGTCATAGGCGTCGAGTTCGGACGGGCTCTTTTTCAGCGCCCGCGACAGCGCGGTGTTCTGCATCTTCACCCCGAGCGAAGCGGCGATCATGTGGGTGACCGCGTCCTGAACCGCAAAAATGTCGCCCATCGGCCGGTCATAACGGTCGGCCCACAAAGACACACCGGTGGCGGCTTCGATCAGTTGCACCGCAACACGCAGCCGCTCGCCCTCGCGGCGCACGCTGCCATCGACAATGTAGTCGGCGCCAAGCTTTGCGGCGATCTCGGCCAGCGGCACATCACGCGATTTGAAATGAAACGAGGAGGCGCTGGCAATCACCCTGAGCTCGCTGAAATGGGTCAGATTGGAGATGATGTCCTCGGTCAGACCGTCGCAGAAATATTCATCGAGCCCGAGACTCGCCCGCTTGAACGGCAACACCGCCAGTACCGGCATCAGCGTCCTCTGCCGGCTGTCCTCGAGTAGCGCCGGCACCGGACCGGCAGTGCCGGGATCGGGTGCGGGTTTCAGACCGGTATCCGGCGCAGCGATGGACGGATCGCCCTGCCCGGTCTCTCTTGATTCAACAGCGTCGTCATCGCTGGTCACCTCGGCGACGAAGCGGAAGCCGCGACGCGAGATGGTGCGGATCACCTCCTGGGTCTCGCCGGTGTCGCCGACGGCGCGGCGCACGGCAAAGATCCGGCTGCTCAGCGTGGTGTCAGATACCGCACGGCCATCCCATACTTCTTCGATCAGTTCCTCGCGGGAGACGATGCGGTCGCGGTTGATGACAAGGTGCCACAGCACATTGAACACCTGGGGTTCGATCGGCACCGGTTGGCCGTGCTGGCTCAGCTCAAAGATCGCAGGATCGATGGCGAAAGCGCCAAACCGGTAAATCATTGAATACCCATCTTATCCTGACCGAAAATCGTAGCAATCCGAATGTAATCCCAATCCCCTCGTCAAGCAACGATACTGACCACGCCTTAGGGTGGTGCGATACCAACCACAAGGAGACGGCAATGACCTGGTCACTCAAGGGAACCTATTTCGAAAGCTGCAATTGCGACACCGTTTGCCCCTGTCTTTTTCTCAGCCCGCCAACAGAGGAGGAATGCACGGCGCTGGTCGGCTGGCATATCGAGGACGGCAATGACGAGGGCGTCTCGCTGTCGGGGCTCAATATGGCGCTGGCCGTGCATTCGCCTGGGAACATGGCGACCACCCAGTGGAATGTCGCCGTCTATGTCGACGAGCGCGCCAGCGAGGCGCAGAATGCCAGCCTGATGAAGATCTTTGGCGGCCAGGGCGGCGGTCACCCGGCGCGGCTCGCCAGCCATATAGGCCAGATCGTCGGGGTCCGCTCGGTTCCGATCAATTTCACCGCCAGCAACGGAAAATACGGACTGAGCATCCCCAAGATCGCCGATGTCGAAATCGAGGCGATCACCGGTCAGGGCGATGGTCCCGTCACCATCACCGGCCACCCGCTGTGCATCGCTCCCGGCTTTACAGCCACCATGGCAAAGGCCAGCAGGAACATCTACCAGGATCACGGCATGGAATGGGGCCTCACCGACAAGACCGGCATCTTCTCGCCCTTTGCCTATCAGAGCGAACAATGATGACCGGCGAAACAATGATCAGCCGCGCAGGAGTAAAATTCACCCCGGCGCGGCTGGCGCTTGTGCTCGGCGGACCGGTGGCGCTGGCGCTGGTGAGTTGGATCTATCTGGGCTTGATGATTGGCGACATGTCGCTGATCCCGGGCATGGCTCAGATGATGATGCCGGGTCAGATGTTCAGTCCGGCGCCGCTGTTTGGCCTGTTCGTAATGTGGGCGGTGATGATGGCGGCGATGATGCTGCCGACGGCCATGCCGATGATCATCGCCTATGCACGGATGCAGGCGGTGGACCGAAGCCGCGGCGCCGGCTGGATGCCTGTCTTCATGTTCTCGGGCGGTTATGTGCTGGCCTGGGCCGCCTTCAGCCTCGCTGCGGCTGTGCTCCAGGCCGGGCTGACGCATCTGGCACTGATGTCGCCAATGATGATGAAGGCCGGATCCGGGCCGCTGGCCGGCGGCATTCTGATTGTTGCCGGGCTCTACCAGTTCACGCCGCTCAAACAGGCCTGCCTGCGACTGTGCCGTTCGCCGCTGAGCTTTCTGATGACCGAGTGGCGCGAGGGAAATCCCGGCGCGCTCACAATGGGCTGGCGCCACGGGCTGTTCTGCATCGGATGCTGCTGGGCGCTGATGGGGCTGCTGTTTGTCGCAGGCGTGATGAACACGCTGTGGATCATCGCCATTGCGCTCTATGTGCTGATCGAGAAGATCGTGCCGGGCAGCCAATGGCTGACACGGTTGACCGGTGCTGCAATGATTGCCGCGGGGGTGTGGATGGCGACAGCCTGAAGCCGCCGGCGG
This window harbors:
- a CDS encoding type II toxin-antitoxin system MqsR family toxin is translated as MTEKRRPTYDLDAIKSCFSTPRRLKATGSAIRSAAALGFGSVEIVLTIQSMERRHFQKSMTSHANHRIWQDVHHVPSDAGELYVKFTADVVSEFLLLSFKEKDNG
- a CDS encoding winged helix-turn-helix domain-containing protein codes for the protein MIYRFGAFAIDPAIFELSQHGQPVPIEPQVFNVLWHLVINRDRIVSREELIEEVWDGRAVSDTTLSSRIFAVRRAVGDTGETQEVIRTISRRGFRFVAEVTSDDDAVESRETGQGDPSIAAPDTGLKPAPDPGTAGPVPALLEDSRQRTLMPVLAVLPFKRASLGLDEYFCDGLTEDIISNLTHFSELRVIASASSFHFKSRDVPLAEIAAKLGADYIVDGSVRREGERLRVAVQLIEAATGVSLWADRYDRPMGDIFAVQDAVTHMIAASLGVKMQNTALSRALKKSPSELDAYDCLLHARRYTATLEVEMHAEARDLLEKAIALDPTYAEAHALLANVYLAEHRFDANPRPEPIGRAMEMALKATQLDPQSAYAHCWLAIVHFFRKDIGKFEAEAARALDLNPTDPEILAEVGHYLSFMGDFERGIALSRRAQALNPLHPGWYHFSFARLHYRERQYGETVMDVQRISMPSFYWSHMLNAAALGQLGRSQEAAQSLAMMHEIKPGGSAAAEMDKWNLTTKDQADLIEGLRKAGYQG
- a CDS encoding DUF1326 domain-containing protein, with the translated sequence MTWSLKGTYFESCNCDTVCPCLFLSPPTEEECTALVGWHIEDGNDEGVSLSGLNMALAVHSPGNMATTQWNVAVYVDERASEAQNASLMKIFGGQGGGHPARLASHIGQIVGVRSVPINFTASNGKYGLSIPKIADVEIEAITGQGDGPVTITGHPLCIAPGFTATMAKASRNIYQDHGMEWGLTDKTGIFSPFAYQSEQ
- a CDS encoding DUF2182 domain-containing protein, producing MTGETMISRAGVKFTPARLALVLGGPVALALVSWIYLGLMIGDMSLIPGMAQMMMPGQMFSPAPLFGLFVMWAVMMAAMMLPTAMPMIIAYARMQAVDRSRGAGWMPVFMFSGGYVLAWAAFSLAAAVLQAGLTHLALMSPMMMKAGSGPLAGGILIVAGLYQFTPLKQACLRLCRSPLSFLMTEWREGNPGALTMGWRHGLFCIGCCWALMGLLFVAGVMNTLWIIAIALYVLIEKIVPGSQWLTRLTGAAMIAAGVWMATA